The window CTATCTGGAGAGCTCTCTGTGCATTCACAGACTCTGAATGCACAAGCCGGCATTCTACAGTTTCTAAACCGAATCGTTCAGAAGCGTGACTGTGCTGGCGATCTGTTGTGATTGCGACGTTCGGCAAAGCGGATGCAGCTGAGCTTAGATGCCAAACTGAGCTAGAGGTAGGTCTCACTAGTGTGAGGGGCACTAATTGTTAGGATGAACGCCTGCAGATTTTCAGACGTGGGTGTACAGTGTACTGCACTTAACAGCTATACGGCCGATAGTTCTCAAATAGTACAAAATATCGTCCATGTTCTGAATTGTTCCTTTGGCGACAATGCAGGCCACCATGGGATCTACGCCATCAACCTTTTGATTTTGAAATCTTGACCAGTGGTATAGTTAAAAGTATTTGGTTGTCTATATGAAAATGATTGCCGGATTGTTTCTTATTATAAGCCATGGTTTTGTTTCCTGAGACTTTTTCGTAATAATATGTTTCTTTTTCTGATTAGTTTTATGGCATTACTAGTCAAAATCTTGCACTGAGGACAGCTAGAAGTCAAATCTACAGTTGTGGACAGGGGAGTGCAGTAGTACTACCTTGCCATTTCAATGTGGACGCTGCTGTTCTTATATATCGCTAGTATGGATCTATCACTACTATCAAATCAATCGATGTATGGGGAGATGGAAAGGTTTGTTAAAGAATCATCTTTGTCTCCTACGTATGCTACATAAATGAGAAGAGTAGCATGGAAACGAAATGAAATGTGCACAGACAAGCATGTGAGGAGAAGAGAGCCCCATGCATCGCATATGCAAAGATCCCAATGCAGTCAAACAAACACACCTCATATGGAGTAGGGAGTATCATGTGCGGTGACACCCCTATTCCTATGCTTGTTGGACTCAGCCAGGGCTTGTGTTTCGAAGACTTGTACACCTTTGGAAATCAGAGCAATTTAGaaattactactccctccgttccgaattatAAGATGTTTTGAATATTTCAGTATGAACTATATACAGACTGAAATGAGTGGACAAACACACTATAACGCATGTCTATACATCTAatttagaagaaaaaaatagaacaTCTTATAATTCGAACGGAAGGAGTAATTAGGTAGGATATATTGTTCGTCTTTCTGGAGTATAATTTTGCTCGCATGAATTTGGATACTATAAAATTTTGCTTGCATGAACACCCCTGGACACAAATTAAAGCAAAATAATTTCCAGAAAAAGCCTGTTATTCCAGTACTTTCGCAAGGTCTACTACGTGTAGAAAAGAGGCAAACAAAATTAAGTTACATCCAAAGAAGCTCTCAGTCGTTAACGCTAGACTAGTACAACGGCCTCAACCAAAATATGGAACATTCTCGTGCGTGATGGAGCTGTAGTCCGTGGAGCTCGACGCCGTGGCATACACCGTGGTTGACGACGACGCGGAAGGCACAGGCCCCGCCCCCGGCGCGGCCAGCCCCAGCGACCCAGCCGGCCGGTGGCCTCCGGCGGCGAGGAGCTGGGAGGCGTGCGAGGACGGGGGCACGTTGGGCACCGCGGACGCCGCGGCGGCAGGGCGGTACCTGTGCTTGAGGATCTCGGCGCggacggcggcgagctcggccTCGAGGGCGTGCACCTGCTGCTGCAGGGTGAGGATGGCGCCCATGCAGCCGTAGACGGGGTCGCGGAGCCGCAGGTTCGCCTCGTACACCAGGCTGTTGGCCGCGTCGCCGCGCTGGCTCTCGTGTACCTCCTGCATGCACGCGCACCAAGCTACGCGTTAAGGAGTATATCCCTGGAGCACTTCAATCGGTTCAACTTGTGTGGATTTCATTTTCATACGGATAGTTCAACTCAACTTGATTTGGAAGGATTTGAGCTAACTGATGAAGTCACGCATCTCTCTTTAAATAGAAGTAAAACAGAAATGA is drawn from Aegilops tauschii subsp. strangulata cultivar AL8/78 chromosome 1, Aet v6.0, whole genome shotgun sequence and contains these coding sequences:
- the LOC109753039 gene encoding LOB domain-containing protein 15 isoform X2 — protein: MMAAARRSSSLPAAGVGPGSTPSFNTMTPCAACKLLRRRCAQECPFSPFFSPLEPHKFASVHKVFGASNVSKMLLEVHESQRGDAANSLVYEANLRLRDPVYGCMGAILTLQQQVHALEAELAAVRAEILKHRYRPAAAASAVPNVPPSSHASQLLAAGGHRPAGSLGLAAPGAGPVPSASSSTTVYATASSSTDYSSITHENVPYFG
- the LOC109753039 gene encoding LOB domain-containing protein 15 isoform X1 gives rise to the protein MSTASEWQQDHEVGKKIKSESAAEADRMMAAARRSSSLPAAGVGPGSTPSFNTMTPCAACKLLRRRCAQECPFSPFFSPLEPHKFASVHKVFGASNVSKMLLEVHESQRGDAANSLVYEANLRLRDPVYGCMGAILTLQQQVHALEAELAAVRAEILKHRYRPAAAASAVPNVPPSSHASQLLAAGGHRPAGSLGLAAPGAGPVPSASSSTTVYATASSSTDYSSITHENVPYFG